From the Polyangia bacterium genome, one window contains:
- a CDS encoding YciI family protein yields the protein MRFMMLMIPKGYETAKPGQMPSADGVAAMMKYNESLRKAGVLLALDGLHPPSMGARITFGGGKPKITDGPFAEAKEVLGGYWMIQVKSKEEAIQWASRCPAGDNETIEVRQVQEFSDFPADVKAVAGQYPEMQAQFGDGKGK from the coding sequence ATGCGATTCATGATGCTGATGATCCCCAAGGGCTACGAGACCGCCAAGCCCGGCCAGATGCCATCCGCCGACGGGGTGGCGGCGATGATGAAGTACAACGAGTCCCTGCGGAAGGCCGGCGTGCTGCTGGCGCTGGACGGCCTGCACCCTCCGTCGATGGGCGCGCGCATCACCTTCGGCGGCGGCAAGCCGAAGATCACCGACGGCCCGTTCGCCGAAGCGAAAGAGGTGCTGGGCGGTTACTGGATGATCCAGGTGAAATCGAAAGAGGAAGCCATCCAATGGGCGTCGCGTTGCCCGGCCGGCGACAACGAGACCATCGAAGTGCGGCAGGTTCAGGAATTCTCGGACTTCCCTGCCGACGTGAAGGCGGTCGCCGGTCAATACCCCGAGATGCAAGCCCAGTTCGGAGACGGCAAGGGCAAGTGA
- the tsaD gene encoding tRNA (adenosine(37)-N6)-threonylcarbamoyltransferase complex transferase subunit TsaD: MLVLGIETSCDETAASVVEDGRRVRSDVVASQILVHAPYGGVVPEVASRQHLATIIPTVAGAVKTAGITLGDLDGIAVTCGPGLVGALLVGVETAKSLGYALGKPVVGVNHLAGHLAAVFLEDPSLPESPPYPHLALLVSGGHTALIRVGGPGQTRLLGATRDDAAGEAFDKVGKMLGLGYPGGVQIDGLAATGDPRAVALPRALPGRDDLDFSFSGLKTAVSTILHGAPPPIEQQLGDFCASFQAAVVDVLVRKSRRALALQGLGALVVCGGVAANRGLRAGLAVAAGEDGFRLYIPPPKRCTDNASMIAAAGTPLLKMGTRAAWDLGVDPGLPL; this comes from the coding sequence ATGTTGGTCCTGGGAATCGAGACTTCGTGCGACGAGACCGCCGCGTCGGTGGTGGAGGACGGCCGCCGCGTGCGTTCGGATGTGGTGGCGTCGCAGATTTTGGTGCACGCGCCTTACGGTGGCGTGGTGCCGGAGGTGGCCTCGCGCCAGCACCTGGCGACGATCATTCCGACGGTGGCGGGCGCCGTGAAAACGGCCGGCATCACGCTCGGCGACCTCGACGGCATCGCCGTGACGTGCGGTCCGGGTCTGGTGGGCGCGCTGCTGGTCGGCGTGGAGACGGCAAAATCATTGGGCTATGCGCTGGGCAAGCCGGTGGTCGGCGTCAACCACCTGGCCGGGCATCTGGCGGCGGTGTTTCTTGAAGACCCGTCGCTGCCCGAGTCGCCGCCCTATCCGCATCTGGCCTTGCTGGTTTCGGGCGGGCACACAGCACTGATTCGCGTCGGTGGCCCGGGGCAGACGCGTCTGCTGGGAGCCACGCGCGACGACGCCGCCGGCGAGGCGTTCGACAAGGTCGGCAAGATGCTGGGCCTTGGGTATCCGGGCGGCGTGCAGATCGATGGCCTGGCCGCCACCGGCGATCCGCGCGCCGTCGCGCTGCCGCGCGCGTTGCCGGGGCGGGACGATCTCGACTTCAGCTTCTCGGGCCTGAAGACGGCGGTGTCGACGATCCTGCACGGCGCGCCGCCGCCGATCGAGCAACAGCTCGGCGATTTTTGCGCCAGTTTTCAAGCGGCGGTAGTTGATGTGCTGGTGCGCAAGTCGCGCCGGGCGCTGGCGCTGCAAGGATTGGGCGCGCTGGTGGTGTGTGGCGGCGTGGCGGCCAACCGGGGCCTGCGCGCCGGTCTGGCGGTGGCCGCCGGCGAGGACGGTTTTCGGCTGTATATCCCGCCGCCCAAGCGCTGCACCGACAATGCGTCGATGATCGCCGCCGCCGGGACGCCGCTTCTGAAAATGGGCACGCGCGCCGCCTGGGATCTGGGCGTCGATCCCGGACTGCCTCTTTGA
- the rsmA gene encoding 16S rRNA (adenine(1518)-N(6)/adenine(1519)-N(6))-dimethyltransferase RsmA, with product MTARPPDDPRRVLARYDLRAKKSWGQNFLVARGIHQRIVAAAGATADDVVVEIGAGLGTLTVALASAEPPPRRVIAVERDPDMLTVLRGELVAAANVEVAAADAATYDLPAVARGAGRPIIVVGNLPYQISSALLLRLARAGTATLARAVVMVQREMAQRVVAPAGNKIYGRFSVAVQQRAAVRILFHVSPGAFHPPPQVTSSVLELLPRAALLAPVRDELLFDEVVKEAFGTRRKMLRRALAPAFGADVAEAALQQAGLDGTLRAEALTIAELARLADGMLAARAAVR from the coding sequence TTGACCGCGCGACCGCCCGACGATCCGCGCCGGGTGTTGGCGCGGTACGACCTGCGGGCGAAAAAATCCTGGGGGCAAAACTTTCTCGTCGCGCGCGGCATTCACCAGCGCATCGTGGCCGCCGCCGGCGCGACCGCGGACGATGTGGTGGTGGAGATCGGCGCCGGCCTGGGCACGTTGACCGTTGCGCTGGCCTCGGCCGAGCCGCCACCTCGTCGGGTGATCGCCGTCGAGCGCGACCCCGACATGTTGACCGTCCTGCGTGGCGAACTGGTCGCCGCCGCCAACGTCGAGGTCGCCGCCGCCGACGCCGCGACGTACGATCTGCCAGCGGTGGCCCGCGGGGCGGGACGGCCGATCATCGTGGTCGGCAATCTGCCGTATCAGATCAGCAGCGCGTTGTTGTTGCGGCTGGCGCGGGCCGGCACGGCGACGCTGGCGCGCGCGGTGGTGATGGTCCAGCGCGAGATGGCCCAGCGGGTGGTGGCGCCGGCGGGCAACAAGATCTACGGACGTTTTTCGGTGGCGGTGCAGCAGCGCGCGGCGGTGCGCATCCTGTTTCACGTCAGCCCGGGCGCCTTTCATCCGCCGCCACAGGTGACCTCGTCGGTGCTGGAGCTTTTGCCGCGGGCGGCGTTGCTGGCGCCGGTGCGCGACGAACTTTTGTTCGACGAGGTGGTGAAGGAAGCGTTCGGCACCCGGCGCAAGATGCTCCGGCGAGCGCTGGCGCCGGCGTTCGGCGCCGACGTCGCCGAAGCGGCGTTGCAGCAGGCCGGCCTCGACGGCACATTGCGCGCCGAAGCGCTGACCATCGCCGAGCTGGCGCGTCTAGCGGACGGCATGCTGGCGGCGCGTGCGGCCGTGCGCTGA
- a CDS encoding dynamin family protein, with the protein MNAALRKAAIRATLENLAAAAEAAGLGSAARDIRETRIPKLDDERFSVVVLGEFNHGKSTFINALLGEAVLPAGITPTTAVLTHIVYGARPTATLVFDSGAKQPIDPLTAGALGEWLTVDGLQPKRDVAIHHVEVTHPAPILRERLTVVDTPGVNDINEQRADITYGYLPRADAAVFLLDATQILTASERQFLEERILRSSRERLIFVVAKADLLDEAELAEALGFARKHLAAIVAEPAIFPVSAKRALAGKRDESGLPAFEAQLGATVGHERQRLLLDHALGDATRLAMFVRQSLAIRRRSLELPLPELEQRIARAHQRLQNGKKVLQQAAETIRAETAGLKARVRQDLADFAGEFRTALPPEIDKVDGADVRRYLSFFVQDTWKAWLEAEGERIAAELEHLADEVIQVANENVADVARGVTAELGPTDARVEIVVDTLKYDASVFALGALGTTVFLFVNSVAGGLLAAAAPLLAFILRGKVSKEIKAEARDQAPAAVDRVAAMLGPKLDEFIDSFGSRLSEFVAQAGEALARGIAEVLDQALRQRREHSSASDAQPDVGAVDEQLRTLRTVEESIAEIRQQVWTPDRPPNDAPPSANNDHPMAPPPKT; encoded by the coding sequence ATGAACGCCGCCCTTCGCAAGGCGGCCATTCGCGCCACACTGGAAAACCTGGCCGCCGCAGCCGAGGCCGCTGGACTTGGCTCCGCCGCGCGCGACATCCGCGAGACGCGCATTCCGAAGCTCGACGACGAACGCTTCTCCGTCGTGGTGCTGGGCGAGTTCAACCACGGTAAGTCGACTTTCATCAACGCGCTCCTCGGCGAAGCGGTGCTGCCGGCCGGGATCACGCCGACCACCGCCGTGCTGACCCACATCGTCTACGGCGCGCGTCCGACGGCCACGCTGGTGTTCGATTCGGGCGCCAAGCAGCCGATCGATCCGTTGACCGCCGGCGCCCTGGGCGAATGGTTGACCGTCGATGGTCTGCAGCCGAAGCGCGACGTCGCCATCCACCACGTCGAGGTGACGCACCCGGCGCCCATCCTGCGCGAACGCCTGACCGTCGTCGACACGCCGGGCGTCAACGACATCAACGAACAGCGCGCCGACATCACCTACGGCTATCTGCCGCGCGCCGACGCGGCGGTGTTCTTGCTGGACGCCACGCAGATCCTCACCGCGTCCGAACGGCAATTTCTCGAGGAACGCATCCTGCGTTCGTCGCGCGAGCGGCTGATCTTCGTCGTCGCCAAGGCCGATCTGCTGGACGAGGCCGAGCTGGCAGAAGCGCTCGGCTTCGCGCGCAAGCACCTGGCGGCGATCGTCGCCGAGCCGGCGATCTTTCCGGTGTCAGCGAAACGCGCGCTGGCCGGCAAACGCGACGAATCGGGGCTGCCGGCCTTCGAAGCGCAGCTAGGCGCCACGGTCGGGCACGAGCGACAGCGCCTGCTGCTCGATCACGCCCTCGGCGATGCCACGCGCCTGGCGATGTTCGTGCGGCAGAGCCTGGCGATCCGACGGCGGTCGCTGGAGTTGCCGCTGCCCGAGCTGGAACAACGGATCGCCCGCGCCCACCAGCGCCTGCAGAACGGCAAGAAGGTCCTGCAGCAAGCGGCCGAGACCATCCGCGCCGAGACCGCCGGCTTGAAAGCGCGCGTCCGCCAAGATCTGGCCGATTTTGCCGGCGAATTCCGCACCGCCCTGCCGCCGGAGATCGACAAGGTCGACGGCGCCGACGTGCGCCGGTACTTGAGCTTCTTCGTTCAGGACACCTGGAAGGCCTGGCTGGAAGCCGAAGGCGAGCGCATCGCCGCCGAGCTCGAGCATCTGGCCGACGAGGTGATCCAGGTGGCCAACGAAAATGTCGCCGACGTCGCCCGCGGCGTCACCGCCGAGCTGGGGCCGACCGACGCGCGGGTGGAGATCGTCGTCGACACCTTGAAGTACGACGCCTCGGTGTTCGCGCTGGGCGCTCTCGGCACGACAGTGTTTCTCTTCGTCAACAGCGTGGCCGGTGGTCTGCTGGCGGCGGCGGCGCCGCTGCTGGCGTTCATCCTGCGCGGCAAGGTTTCGAAAGAGATCAAGGCCGAGGCGCGCGACCAGGCCCCCGCCGCCGTTGATCGCGTGGCAGCGATGTTGGGACCAAAGCTGGACGAATTCATCGACAGCTTCGGCTCTCGTCTGTCCGAGTTCGTCGCCCAGGCCGGCGAGGCGCTGGCGCGCGGCATCGCCGAGGTGCTGGATCAGGCGCTGCGCCAGCGACGCGAACACAGCAGCGCCAGCGACGCCCAGCCTGACGTCGGCGCGGTCGACGAACAGCTGCGCACGCTGCGCACGGTGGAAGAAAGCATCGCCGAGATCCGCCAGCAGGTGTGGACGCCCGACCGCCCGCCCAACGATGCGCCGCCGTCGGCTAACAACGACCACCCGATGGCCCCGCCGCCCAAGACCTGA
- a CDS encoding dynamin family protein, with protein MGFLDRLAGTLDDLTRDAGTPTDAREEITLALAFADRGDLALGEERLQALAQRFPKLAAVHAALGDVQARRGDSDAAVASYGRAVDRDGDNPRHWFALGALLARARRFEPARDAFRKTLALSLDGELRAEAQAALGALYATDGQLGRAARELNKALGLRPDDPALFVAYGRALVASGDRAGIDWLSRAARHGDGDPALFIEAAAANDDGAAAITLLREGLARAPAHGGLRAALARRLVKATRTDEGLALALENLAAAPADALALGAVREAFASVGRWADALQAARREAELGAPPPLRAQVALALGAQDRAALDTVLATAQPSDTDDAALVQAGRAFLDGASAPTEAAIRILARHAPDQDARRFVMHALAPPPAPLGNLFALLTYAHELATHTPALAALALSAGRAAEALDRPLLVAVMGEFNAGKSSFVNALCGEEIAPVGVTPTTATVNVLRHGPTSGRVIYQDGTARELGAQSVGPFLRELGDDEAAAVRVVEIFYPLPLLRRVEVVDTPGLNSLRPEHEKVARDFLVDADAIVWLFAVGQAAKATEQQALRLARDAGKRVLGVLNKVDRAEADEIATVTGHVRAAVGDLVDGIVPLAARAALAARRAGDADALEKSGITAVEQALESRFFSNARALKRGTALAALRRFVAEAGALAAATALAEDDFSAQQNALAASEERLRGVLGSERVSLRARIDEAYRGAAFEVRDFVRPRAWLFGEHRAEKADEEFLIDLLDEAIARATAVTRDAMLAALVPPAPRTGETSPPALAALAALNATVTTVVDAAVDRFRAYARGAIEGGAVADFFRQDLPRIRLDLGAIRNALAKRAPDPEAALFTPLGRALDHTYRDAARALDAAQVDAAISALAVDERLVRPLGQLGQAVDALAAAGDQAPAANSTA; from the coding sequence ATGGGATTTCTCGATCGCCTCGCCGGCACGCTGGACGATCTGACCCGCGATGCCGGCACGCCGACTGACGCCCGCGAGGAGATCACCTTGGCGCTGGCCTTCGCCGATCGCGGCGATCTGGCGCTGGGGGAGGAACGCCTGCAGGCGCTGGCCCAGCGTTTTCCCAAGCTGGCGGCGGTTCACGCCGCGCTTGGCGACGTGCAGGCCCGCCGGGGTGACAGTGACGCCGCCGTCGCCTCTTACGGCCGGGCGGTCGATCGCGACGGCGACAACCCGCGCCACTGGTTCGCTCTCGGCGCACTCTTGGCGCGGGCGCGGCGCTTCGAACCGGCGCGTGACGCCTTTCGAAAGACGCTGGCGTTGTCGCTGGACGGCGAGCTGCGCGCCGAAGCGCAGGCCGCGCTGGGCGCGCTTTACGCCACCGACGGCCAGCTGGGCCGGGCGGCGCGCGAGTTGAACAAGGCGTTGGGCCTTCGCCCGGATGATCCAGCCCTGTTCGTGGCGTATGGGCGAGCGCTGGTGGCCAGCGGGGATCGTGCCGGGATCGACTGGCTGTCGCGCGCCGCCCGTCACGGCGACGGCGATCCGGCGCTGTTCATCGAAGCAGCGGCGGCCAACGATGACGGAGCCGCCGCCATCACGCTTTTGCGCGAAGGCCTGGCCCGCGCGCCGGCGCACGGGGGATTGCGAGCGGCGCTGGCGCGGCGGCTGGTGAAGGCAACCCGCACTGACGAAGGGTTGGCGCTGGCCCTGGAGAACCTGGCGGCGGCGCCGGCCGATGCGCTGGCGCTCGGTGCCGTGCGCGAAGCCTTTGCCAGCGTCGGGCGCTGGGCGGATGCGCTGCAGGCGGCCCGCCGCGAAGCCGAGCTGGGCGCGCCGCCTCCCCTGCGCGCGCAGGTAGCGCTGGCGCTGGGCGCGCAGGATCGCGCCGCGCTGGACACCGTGCTGGCGACCGCCCAACCGTCCGACACGGACGACGCCGCGCTGGTTCAGGCCGGACGGGCGTTTCTCGACGGTGCGAGCGCCCCGACGGAGGCCGCGATCCGCATCTTGGCCCGCCACGCGCCTGACCAGGACGCGCGCCGGTTCGTGATGCACGCGCTGGCTCCGCCGCCGGCCCCACTGGGAAATCTGTTCGCGCTATTGACCTACGCGCACGAACTGGCCACCCACACGCCGGCGCTGGCTGCCCTGGCGTTGTCCGCTGGCCGCGCGGCCGAGGCGCTGGATCGCCCGCTGCTGGTGGCGGTGATGGGCGAGTTCAACGCCGGCAAGTCGTCGTTCGTCAACGCTCTGTGCGGCGAGGAGATCGCCCCGGTCGGCGTCACGCCCACCACCGCGACGGTGAATGTCCTGCGCCACGGCCCGACCTCGGGCCGCGTGATCTACCAGGACGGCACCGCGCGCGAGCTGGGCGCGCAGTCCGTTGGCCCATTTTTGCGCGAGCTCGGCGATGACGAGGCGGCGGCGGTGCGCGTGGTGGAGATCTTCTACCCGCTCCCACTTTTGCGCCGGGTCGAGGTGGTGGACACGCCTGGCCTCAATTCGCTGCGTCCTGAACACGAGAAGGTGGCGCGCGATTTCCTGGTCGATGCCGACGCCATCGTCTGGCTGTTCGCGGTCGGGCAGGCCGCCAAGGCTACCGAACAACAGGCGCTGCGCCTGGCCCGTGACGCCGGCAAGCGCGTGCTGGGGGTCTTGAACAAAGTCGACCGCGCCGAGGCCGATGAGATTGCCACCGTCACCGGTCATGTGCGCGCCGCCGTGGGTGATCTGGTCGACGGCATCGTCCCGCTGGCCGCGCGTGCCGCCCTCGCCGCCCGCCGCGCCGGCGACGCCGACGCCCTGGAGAAAAGTGGAATCACCGCCGTCGAACAGGCGCTGGAGAGCCGATTTTTCAGCAACGCGCGCGCCTTGAAACGCGGCACGGCCCTGGCGGCGCTGCGCCGGTTCGTCGCCGAGGCGGGCGCCCTGGCGGCGGCCACGGCGCTCGCCGAGGACGATTTTTCCGCGCAACAAAACGCGCTCGCCGCCAGCGAAGAACGTCTGCGCGGCGTGCTGGGCAGCGAGCGCGTCTCGCTGCGCGCCCGCATCGACGAGGCCTACCGCGGTGCCGCCTTCGAGGTACGCGACTTCGTCCGCCCGCGCGCCTGGCTGTTTGGCGAGCACCGCGCCGAAAAGGCCGACGAAGAATTCTTGATCGACCTTCTGGATGAAGCCATCGCCCGCGCCACCGCCGTCACCCGCGACGCGATGCTGGCCGCCTTGGTGCCGCCGGCGCCCCGAACCGGCGAAACATCGCCGCCCGCCTTGGCCGCCCTGGCGGCGTTGAACGCCACGGTCACCACCGTCGTCGATGCCGCTGTGGATCGCTTTCGCGCCTACGCGCGCGGCGCCATCGAAGGCGGCGCGGTGGCCGATTTCTTTCGCCAGGACTTGCCGCGCATTCGCCTGGATCTAGGGGCGATCCGCAACGCCCTGGCCAAGCGTGCCCCCGATCCGGAGGCCGCGCTGTTCACCCCGCTCGGGCGGGCGCTGGACCACACTTACCGTGACGCCGCCCGCGCGCTGGATGCCGCCCAGGTTGACGCCGCGATCAGCGCTCTGGCCGTCGACGAACGGCTGGTGCGCCCGCTCGGCCAGTTGGGCCAGGCGGTCGACGCCCTGGCCGCCGCGGGTGACCAGGCGCCCGCCGCAAATTCAACGGCTTAG
- the mutM gene encoding bifunctional DNA-formamidopyrimidine glycosylase/DNA-(apurinic or apyrimidinic site) lyase encodes MPELPEVETIVRGLAPALTGRRIGAVWGSGLPLRLARPVNLPGLREITVGARLKAVARLGKYIVLRTDRGGGVLIHLGMSGRLRLHAAGDARAPHTHVVFTLDGGAELRFVDPRRFGWVDAGAPIEALPELSALGPDPLAQLDAAGLRERLAGVRAPVKAFLLDQRRIAGLGNIYVSEALFRAGIHPTTPAGKLQRRAPALLDAIVAALESGIANRGTSLRDYVDLDGVPGDNEAALLVYGRHGEACRTCATKIRRRVDGGRSTFFCPRCQRR; translated from the coding sequence ATGCCCGAGCTTCCTGAAGTCGAGACCATCGTGCGCGGGCTGGCGCCGGCGCTGACTGGCCGTCGCATCGGCGCGGTGTGGGGCAGTGGATTGCCGTTGCGGTTGGCGCGGCCGGTGAACCTGCCTGGCTTGCGCGAGATCACCGTGGGCGCGCGGTTGAAGGCGGTGGCGCGGCTGGGAAAGTACATCGTGCTGCGTACGGATCGCGGCGGCGGCGTGCTGATTCACCTCGGGATGTCGGGTCGCTTGCGCTTGCACGCCGCCGGCGACGCCCGCGCCCCGCACACGCACGTGGTGTTCACGCTCGACGGCGGGGCCGAGCTGCGCTTTGTCGATCCGCGCCGGTTCGGCTGGGTCGACGCCGGCGCCCCGATCGAGGCCTTACCCGAGCTATCGGCGCTGGGACCGGATCCGCTGGCGCAACTGGACGCCGCCGGTTTGCGTGAGCGCCTGGCCGGCGTGCGCGCGCCGGTCAAGGCGTTCCTGCTGGATCAGCGGCGCATCGCTGGCCTGGGCAACATCTACGTCAGCGAGGCGCTGTTTCGCGCCGGCATTCACCCCACCACGCCCGCCGGAAAACTGCAGCGCCGCGCCCCCGCCTTGCTGGATGCCATCGTCGCCGCGCTGGAAAGCGGGATCGCCAATCGCGGCACCAGCCTGCGCGATTACGTCGATCTCGACGGCGTGCCCGGCGACAACGAGGCGGCGTTGCTGGTGTACGGCCGCCACGGCGAGGCCTGCCGAACCTGCGCGACGAAGATCCGCCGCCGCGTCGACGGCGGACGCTCGACGTTTTTCTGCCCGCGCTGCCAGCGACGCTGA
- a CDS encoding DUF4388 domain-containing protein codes for MEPRTEPPFPKSVLVVDDDPKSRRIIEVSLRSEGFDVQVAADAVAATAWLEDNVPGVIIAATALGDVDGFDFCRRVKEKPAHAQVPFMLLGEATAANRIRGIEIGAEEFVGKPVFIKDVVGRVSLLLQRQNRQRMETDGSGDQAFVGTLADISVVDLVQTLQGPRRSGVVHLRSQQSGSGEIYFRQGAVVDAEVGRLSGREAMFRLFSWSQGTYRIEPKSIRRKDAIGLPPAALVMEGMRRLDDWQRLLKDLPPLPTVFEVDYRVLAERLAEIPDEVNAILRLFDGARTLLNVVDDCGIADSEALSLAGKLFAEGIIRDVQAPAEETAAASPAAEGWLTEAAGPFRPPAVADDAEPPTGDGNDIHRRRTGPLEPLEPPLSAAPPPVADEPRRDTLLELAVPALEEPSAANGAPASVLNGAISTPIAAPASEEPPPADAADETVDLAPSAATPEAVAPTVAVAPDEPPPIAVSSGAIPGPRENEPAVVIPFGDMGGAARRTLLAAGGAPTAAANAADSGPLAAIAGSLGESMSPSARSTEPGIGPPDELSAGSPLADATAAEALLAGAEPFPSASDSTALPVKAARWTKSGDAVSDADALDELSLPGRHRGPLMLIGGAALLGGLVFAAQRLFPHGERATDRPALAAPVTPSEQAPRAVVVKEAQAPAKPALPPVPAPAKKPAAPAVELPTAPIAASPNPPGKESPPPAARAPELAARESPSAAAAAKSPSAAKPAVAAQPDRGADFSGLLEKCRAAFSQGKVREAATACAAAKDANGESGDALLLLAHVEFNRNHLKDALQWAEKAIKIDPNLADAYVIFGGVQQDAGRNREAKWAYKKYLELAPRGQYAADLRAIVDTL; via the coding sequence ATGGAACCGCGAACCGAACCGCCCTTCCCGAAGAGTGTGCTGGTTGTTGACGACGATCCGAAGAGCCGTCGGATCATCGAGGTCAGCCTGCGCAGCGAAGGTTTCGACGTGCAGGTCGCCGCTGATGCCGTCGCGGCGACGGCCTGGTTGGAAGACAATGTGCCCGGCGTGATCATCGCCGCCACTGCTCTCGGCGACGTCGACGGCTTCGATTTTTGCCGCCGCGTGAAAGAGAAACCGGCGCACGCACAAGTTCCATTCATGTTGCTGGGCGAGGCCACGGCGGCGAATCGAATTCGCGGAATCGAGATCGGCGCCGAGGAATTCGTCGGCAAGCCGGTGTTCATCAAGGACGTGGTGGGTCGTGTGTCGTTGCTGCTGCAGCGGCAGAATCGCCAGCGTATGGAGACGGACGGGTCCGGCGACCAGGCTTTCGTCGGCACCCTAGCGGACATCTCGGTGGTTGATCTGGTTCAGACGCTGCAAGGCCCGCGGCGCTCCGGCGTCGTCCATCTGCGCAGCCAGCAAAGCGGCAGCGGCGAAATCTATTTTCGCCAGGGTGCGGTGGTCGACGCGGAGGTCGGTCGCCTCTCGGGGCGCGAGGCGATGTTTCGCCTGTTTTCCTGGTCGCAAGGCACGTATCGCATCGAACCGAAGAGCATCCGTCGCAAGGACGCCATTGGCCTTCCGCCGGCCGCGCTGGTGATGGAGGGGATGCGCCGGTTGGACGATTGGCAGCGCCTGTTGAAAGATCTTCCACCACTGCCGACGGTGTTCGAGGTCGACTACCGCGTGCTGGCCGAGCGCCTGGCGGAAATTCCCGACGAGGTGAACGCGATCCTGCGTCTTTTCGACGGCGCTCGCACCCTGCTCAACGTCGTCGATGATTGCGGCATCGCCGACAGCGAGGCGCTGAGCCTGGCGGGCAAACTGTTTGCTGAAGGCATCATTCGTGATGTGCAGGCGCCCGCCGAGGAGACCGCGGCCGCTTCGCCCGCTGCCGAGGGATGGTTGACCGAGGCGGCGGGTCCGTTTCGCCCGCCGGCCGTCGCCGACGACGCCGAGCCGCCCACCGGCGACGGAAACGACATTCATCGCCGGCGCACCGGACCGCTGGAGCCGCTGGAGCCGCCGCTTTCGGCAGCGCCGCCGCCAGTGGCCGACGAACCGCGACGGGACACGTTGCTTGAATTGGCTGTTCCAGCGCTGGAGGAACCCAGCGCGGCCAATGGGGCGCCAGCCTCGGTCTTGAATGGTGCGATCTCGACGCCGATCGCGGCGCCGGCATCGGAGGAACCGCCGCCGGCCGATGCCGCCGACGAAACGGTGGATCTAGCGCCCAGCGCCGCTACGCCCGAGGCCGTCGCACCCACGGTGGCAGTCGCACCCGACGAGCCACCGCCCATCGCTGTGTCCAGCGGTGCCATTCCCGGACCGCGGGAGAATGAACCGGCCGTGGTCATCCCGTTCGGGGACATGGGCGGCGCCGCGCGGCGCACCTTGCTGGCCGCTGGCGGAGCACCCACCGCCGCAGCGAACGCCGCCGACAGCGGTCCGCTGGCAGCCATCGCCGGTTCGTTGGGCGAGTCGATGTCGCCGTCGGCGCGCTCGACCGAGCCGGGCATTGGTCCGCCCGACGAACTATCCGCGGGATCGCCTCTTGCCGACGCCACCGCGGCGGAGGCCTTGCTGGCCGGTGCAGAACCATTCCCATCTGCGTCCGATTCCACAGCGCTGCCCGTAAAGGCCGCGCGCTGGACCAAATCGGGCGACGCCGTCAGCGACGCAGACGCGCTGGACGAGCTGAGCCTGCCTGGCCGCCATCGGGGACCGCTGATGTTGATCGGCGGTGCCGCGCTGCTGGGCGGCCTGGTCTTCGCGGCCCAACGTCTGTTTCCGCACGGCGAACGCGCAACCGATAGGCCCGCCCTAGCAGCGCCGGTCACGCCGTCCGAGCAAGCCCCGCGGGCAGTCGTCGTCAAAGAAGCCCAGGCGCCCGCCAAACCAGCGCTGCCGCCGGTGCCCGCGCCGGCGAAGAAGCCAGCGGCGCCCGCGGTCGAGCTACCGACGGCGCCGATCGCCGCGTCGCCGAATCCACCCGGCAAAGAATCGCCGCCGCCCGCAGCGCGGGCGCCGGAACTGGCCGCGCGCGAATCACCATCGGCGGCGGCCGCGGCGAAGTCTCCATCCGCTGCCAAGCCGGCCGTCGCCGCGCAACCCGATCGCGGCGCTGATTTTTCCGGCCTGCTGGAGAAATGCCGAGCCGCCTTCAGCCAGGGCAAGGTTCGCGAAGCTGCCACCGCCTGCGCCGCCGCCAAGGACGCCAACGGTGAATCGGGCGACGCGCTGCTGCTCTTGGCCCATGTCGAGTTCAACCGCAATCACTTGAAGGACGCTCTGCAGTGGGCGGAGAAAGCGATCAAGATCGATCCCAATCTCGCCGACGCGTACGTGATCTTCGGCGGCGTGCAACAGGACGCTGGCCGCAATCGCGAAGCAAAGTGGGCCTACAAAAAATATCTCGAGCTGGCCCCGCGCGGGCAGTACGCCGCCGACTTGCGGGCCATCGTCGACACGTTGTAA